CAAAGCGGGATTCGCGCTTTCATGGTGATCCGCGAAAGCGGCGAACGGCGCACTCAGAGCTACGGCGGCCGCGACGAGTTGTTTGGTAAAGGTTTTCACAGCAATCTTAGGTTGGGAGTGTAAGGGTAACCAGCGTTGGGGTGTGGGGAAGGAAACCTCCATGGCAGCAAGCGTCAACGCCCCCATCGCAAAACCATGGCGAGAACCGGTTTCACATCACCTCCACAACGGACACAAAAAAGCCACCGCGCGGGGCGGTGGCTCGACTCAAATGGTCGCGTCCGCGCCCGCGGCGTTTAGCGATTCGGGAGAGCGCGCATGGGCACTTGATCGGCGGCGGCAGCCTCGCCCCCCACGACCGACTTCACGGCGCGCAGGAAGGAATCGCTGAGCAGGTTCACCGTCATGTCCTGCGGCAGGTAACCATCGATGTTCTTGAACGCGTCACTCATCGACTTCGCCACCTCGATGCGCACGAAGGCTTCCGAACCCTCGGCCGAGTAAGCGCTCAGCTTCAGACGAGTAGCTTCGGCTTCGGCCTCACCGAGGGCCTTGATGGCCTGGGCGCGGAGTAGCGCGGCTTCCTGTTCACCTTGGGCAGCGAGCACGTTGCGGTTCTTGTCGGCCTCGGCGGCGAGTTCCACGCGCTTGGCGGCGGCTTCGGCGTCGAGCACCTGCTGCTCGGCCATCTTCTGCGCAGACAACACGCCAACTTCCTTGTCGCGGCGGGCATCCACCACCGCCCGTTCGTAAGCGGCCTGCGCTTCGGCCTTGGCCTGTTCGGCTTTGGCTTCGGCGGCCTTGGTCTCTTCGATGGCGCGCAGGCGGGACTGCACGGCGACCTGGCGGGCTTTGATCTGTTCAACGTAGGACGGATCGAGACCGATGTGCTCGATGACAAAGTTCTCCACGATCACACCGCGCTTGCGCAGCTCGGCGTCGGGCGCCATGAGCGCGGCGGAGATGTCGCTCTGCAGCGAGACGAGGCCCTCACCGGAATAGGCGTCGAGCGCCGACCGGGTGGTCGCCTGGTCCTTCACCACGCGCATGAGCTCGGGGCGCAGGATCTTCTCCTCCACGTTTTCACGCACGGTTTTGTGCAGCTCGACCACAAAGGACGGATCACGGCGCCAGCGGATGTTGAGCGAGATGCGCATGTCCTGACCTTCCGAGGACTGCACGAGGTAGCTATCGCGGCGACGGCCAGCACCGTAGGTGTCGTTGGACTGGTCGTTCATGACGAAGACCTGCGAGGACATGTCATATTTGAAGACCTTTTGGGTGAAGCCGGGGAACAGCACGTAGGTTTTCGGCTGTAGGGGATCGGGCAATACACCGCCCGACCATGTCTCTTTCACGCCAAGTTGATTACCCTCCACCGTCTCGATATCGACGATGAAGATGCTGGCGAGGATGAGGACCACGACGATGACGCCGGTGGCGATGAGTGACAGGGTTTGTTTCATAGCAGGAAGCGGGAGCTTAGCGTTTGCGGTTCTTCAGAAAGATGAGCGTGCAGACGCCGATATAGATTACGAAGAGGGTCGCGATGAGCGGCAGGAGCAGGCGCACCATGGCGCTTTTCATCAACACGGCGGCACCGAGCACGACCAACCAGCCAACCACAAACGCCATCACCACCCGCCAGGAGAACGGCGTGCGGGGTTCGAGTTCGATCACGGGTTCGGGTCGCGACATGGCACCGACCCTAAGCAGGCGGACCTACGCACGGCCAGAGGAATGCACCCGCATTCGAAACATCAACCGGATCTGTAACGCCCTACACCATGCTGGCTTGCCGGACTCGCTGCGGTCGCGGATCCGCCGCGCCCAGACTTAAATTCTCATCCAACCACTGATCGTGCCGCAGCACTGCCAAACGACGCCGCGCATCGCGCCGTCCTGCCCGCCATTGCGCGATGGCCAGGCTCCCCCGCAACAACCAGCCGGTCCCGCCATAAAGCGCGCCCCATCGCCGCCACCACCCCGGCATAAAGTGGCGCAGGATCTCATCCGCCCAACTCGCCAACGGCTCCACTTCCCCTGGCTGCCCTTGTCGCGCGCAACGGCCAAATAACTGCCGGTCGACTCGACTCGAGCCGTGTCGCTCCGTGGCGATCACGCGCAAGCCCCCCGCCTCCAGCACCTCGTCCCGCGGCACAATGTCCGTGCCCCGCCCCGCCATGTTAGTCGCGATGGTGATCTGTCCGCGTTGTCCCGCCGCCGCGATGATCTCCGCTTCATGCGCACTGCGCACCGCATTGAGCAGCGTGAAGGTCACGCCGGCCGACCGCAGCTCCGCTGCCAACGCCTCACTCGCCGCCACCGTGCGCGTGCCGATCAACACCGCCTGGCCCGTGGCCCGACAGGCCTGCACCCGCGCCAACACATGCGCCCACTTGCCCGCTTCGTCGCGAAAGCCGCGCAACCGCAACACGCGCCGTTGCACCGCCCGGTGCGGTGGAATCGCCACCACCGGCAGTCGGTAAAGATGCCAAAACTCCGCCGCCGCATCTGTCGCCGTGCCCGTCACTCCCGCCAAGCGCGGCACCTGCCGAAAGAAACGCTGAAAACTTAAACTCGCCATCGTTTCAGTCGGCGCACTCACCGGGACGCCCTCCTTGGCTTCCAAAAGCGCGTGCATGCCTTCACCCAAGCTGCGGTCCGGCATGGTGCGTCCGGTGGATTCGTCGACCAATACGATCTTGTTTTCCGCCACCACGTAATGCTTGCCGGCTTCGTAAGCGTGCAACGCGACCAGAGCCTTGCCCAGCCACTCCTCCCGCCAGCGCGGCACCCGCAACAGCGCGTGCGTGCCCCCGGCGGCCGCCGTCACCGTTACGCGGCGATCCACCTTGGCTTCGCGCCGCCCCACATCCACGACGAAGTCCCGCCCTGACTCCAGCCCCCGAGCTTCCCGCAGAGCTTCTGCACACAAGTCCGCCAAATAATCATTCTCGCGCTGCGCGCTGATGATAAGCGGTGTCACCGCCTCGTCCACCAGCACTTGGTCCGCTTCATCCACCAACACCGTCTGTATCCGCGGCAGCACGACAACAGGATTCGCCCCGCCCCGCCGCCGCACCCACGGTCGCCACGCTTCCGCCGTCACCCGCCGCCCCAGGCGCAAACGGTCACGCAGGAAATCGCCCACCAGTTCCCGGCTGGTCGTGTAAACCACCTGCGCGCGGTAGCGCTCCCGCCGGGTCGCCGGACGATCCTCCCCGGTCACTGCCGCCACCGTCACCCCGCAACGCGCATAAAACCGCGCCAGCGCCCGCGCATCCCGCGCCGCCAGATAATCATTGGCGGTGAGCACCTGCACGGCCTGCCCGGTCCACGCCGCCAACACCGCCGCCATGGCCAGTGTGAGCGTCTTGCCCTCGCCCGTGGCCATTTCGACCAGCCAACCGCGCTGCAGCCCCAGCACCCCCATCAGCTGTTCGCGATGCGGCACCAGTCCGAGCTCCCGCACCGCCACCGCGCCGATGGCCGCCAAGGCGTCTCCGCGCACCTTCGCCGTGCGTTGGCGGCGATGCGCCCAGTTTGCCCGAACCTGCCGCAGCCCGTTGTCGAGCGCGGCGTTGCGCTCGCCCTCCCATTGCAAAGTCGCCTCCCGCACCCGCGTCGCTTCCCCAGCCAGATCAACCCGCCGCGCGCGCCATCGTATCCATTTTCCGGCGACGTCCTCCAGGCCGGCCTCCAGTCCCCGCGGCACGGGCCGCGGGCGCCGCAGTCGCGGGAGTTCGATTTCAGCGGCCATAACGCTCCTGCACAAACTGGCGCAACCGTCGCCACCCTTGCACGCCCCAGGGTTGCCAATCCAGGCCCACGCGCACGACCCCGGTGCGCATGAAAAGCGCCGGCGCCGTGTCATCGGGCAACGCCACGCGCAGCCGGAAAAAGGGTTCGGCCGCCCGCAGGCCTTCCGCGTCTTCGGGGTCCGTTGGCACCACGCCACCGGCCCGCCAGCCCAGCGCCGCCGACGGCAGACGTCGACTCTCTGCCGGCCGCAGCGTTCCCGGTGCGGTGGGCAGCGCCTCCGCAGCGTTCCCCCAAAGCCGCACCTCAGTGGACTGGGTCGTGCTCCGGGTCAGGCGATCCACATCCCGCTGCGCCACCACCGCATCAAAAACCAATGTATCCGCCGACCGGATGCGCCCCAGCATCGTGCCCCGCGGCACCCGTGCTCCCACCCGCCACACCAGTTGCGGGGCCGACCACAGGCCGTCCTGCGGCGCCCGCACGGTCAAGGCCTCCAGTTGCGCGGCGATCTCCACCTCCTGTTTCCGAATCGCCTGCAGTCGCTCGTCGAGTGGCGCCAGCACCGCCGGAGCCTGCGACCACGCCAGCGCGCGCCGTGCCTCCACTTCCTGCCGCACCGCGGCGAGTTCGCGTTGCAGATCGAGCAGCTCTGGGTTCGCCAGTTGCAGCAATACCTGCCCCGTCATCACCCGTTCGCCGCTGGCCACGAC
This portion of the Actomonas aquatica genome encodes:
- a CDS encoding SPFH domain-containing protein — protein: MKQTLSLIATGVIVVVLILASIFIVDIETVEGNQLGVKETWSGGVLPDPLQPKTYVLFPGFTQKVFKYDMSSQVFVMNDQSNDTYGAGRRRDSYLVQSSEGQDMRISLNIRWRRDPSFVVELHKTVRENVEEKILRPELMRVVKDQATTRSALDAYSGEGLVSLQSDISAALMAPDAELRKRGVIVENFVIEHIGLDPSYVEQIKARQVAVQSRLRAIEETKAAEAKAEQAKAEAQAAYERAVVDARRDKEVGVLSAQKMAEQQVLDAEAAAKRVELAAEADKNRNVLAAQGEQEAALLRAQAIKALGEAEAEATRLKLSAYSAEGSEAFVRIEVAKSMSDAFKNIDGYLPQDMTVNLLSDSFLRAVKSVVGGEAAAADQVPMRALPNR
- a CDS encoding DEAD/DEAH box helicase, with the protein product MAAEIELPRLRRPRPVPRGLEAGLEDVAGKWIRWRARRVDLAGEATRVREATLQWEGERNAALDNGLRQVRANWAHRRQRTAKVRGDALAAIGAVAVRELGLVPHREQLMGVLGLQRGWLVEMATGEGKTLTLAMAAVLAAWTGQAVQVLTANDYLAARDARALARFYARCGVTVAAVTGEDRPATRRERYRAQVVYTTSRELVGDFLRDRLRLGRRVTAEAWRPWVRRRGGANPVVVLPRIQTVLVDEADQVLVDEAVTPLIISAQRENDYLADLCAEALREARGLESGRDFVVDVGRREAKVDRRVTVTAAAGGTHALLRVPRWREEWLGKALVALHAYEAGKHYVVAENKIVLVDESTGRTMPDRSLGEGMHALLEAKEGVPVSAPTETMASLSFQRFFRQVPRLAGVTGTATDAAAEFWHLYRLPVVAIPPHRAVQRRVLRLRGFRDEAGKWAHVLARVQACRATGQAVLIGTRTVAASEALAAELRSAGVTFTLLNAVRSAHEAEIIAAAGQRGQITIATNMAGRGTDIVPRDEVLEAGGLRVIATERHGSSRVDRQLFGRCARQGQPGEVEPLASWADEILRHFMPGWWRRWGALYGGTGWLLRGSLAIAQWRAGRRDARRRLAVLRHDQWLDENLSLGAADPRPQRVRQASMV